The Persephonella sp. KM09-Lau-8 nucleotide sequence AAAAGCAATATCAGAGAAAAAGGTAGTCCCCCATTATCAGAAAATTCAGAATTTACAGGACAAGAATGATTTTTATTTTGAATCTTTAATGAGAATAGATAACGGAAAGGATTTACTTTATCCTGCCCAGTTTCTAGATATATCCAGAATGCATGGTTTTTACCCTAAATTAAGCGAACTACTTTTGGAAAAGGTTATTTTAGACAGTAAGAAAACAAGCAAAAGGTTTTCTATTAATATTGAGGTTCTGGATCTTTTGAGAGAGGATTTTCTGGATTTTGTAAAAGGATTGGTTCAGGAGCATAGAATAGATGCCGGCAACATTATTTTTGAGCTTACAGAGAATGAAGATTTTGTTAAGGTTGTTGAAGATAAAAAGGATGTATTTTTTAAACTCAGAGATATGAATATCTGTTTTGCAATAGATGATTTTGGTAAGGGATATTCAAATTTTAATTATCTGACAATATTACCAATATCTATAGTCAAAATAGATGGCTCTTTAATCAGTAGGATAACCTCAGACAGAAAAGTCCTTTTAATAGTTGAGAATATAAACTCTATTGCCCATGGTTTAGGGATTAAAACCGTTGCTGAATTTGTATCAGATGAAGAGATATACAAACTTGTAAAAGATATAGGTATTGACTATGCACAGGGATTTTATATTTCCAAACCAGAGTCTTTAGATAATCTTATTTAATACCTCTACGAAAACTCTATTTTTACCTGCTTTCTTTGCCTTATACATAAGTGAGTCTGCCATTTTGATAACTTTTGATAGAGGAAGAACATGTTTTGTATAAATAACTACACCTCCTATACTTACAGATACATTTATCTGATTTCCATTTACTTTTATTGGAGTTTGGTTTATCCTTTTCCTGATTTTTTCTAATACTTTGTAGAAAGCATCTTTCGTAGTGGCAGGCACAATTATTACAAACTCTTCACCTCCATATCGGAAAATATAATCACTTCTTCTCAATGTATTTCTTAAGACTTCTGCCACCTTTTTAAGAACAATGTCTCCAGCATCGTGACCATAGGTATCATTTATTTTCTTGAAGTTATCAATATCAATAAATGCCACTCCAAAAGGTTCGCCGGTAATCATTGATATATCCAGAACATTAACAAAAATTTCCTCAAGCGTTCTTCTGGTTAAAAGGTCGGTTAGTGGATCCCTCTGTAGTTCCTCAATTTCTTCATTAAATAAGAATGTTATTAAAGATGACATAAACAGAAGATTTTGCTTGATAAACTGGTTATATTCATCAAGTAATAGAGTATATTTATCTAATTTCTTGAAGGCAATTATGTTTTCAGCAATAAGATGAAGTTCATCATGTAGATTTTTCAGTCTTATAACAGACTCCGTATCCTTACTTTTTAAGTTTTCAAGCCATTTCCCCATTTCACATTTTGAGGAATCAAGCTGTATTTCTTTTTCCATAATATCGGTTGAAAGATATTTCAGAATGTTTTCTTCCCAGACTATATGTTTTTCTATAATTGATTTGATATTTATAAATTTTTCTCCAAGGCTTTGTTCTATATAGGTTCTTATAATGTTATGTTTCCGTTTTATATGTTCAAGCATATATCCTTTTGCCACATAGTCCCTGATTGTATCAAAAAATTTTGAGATAAATGGAAATTTATCTTCTGGATTTTTTTGTAAAAGAAACATTTTTTTAACGAAAATCAGTTCAAGTCTGTTTAATTTTTCTAAAAAGAAAGAAAATTCAATCTGTAAATTATAATGAAGTTTTCCTAACTCTGTTAATTCTTCTTTTAAGATCGACAAATTATTATTTATGAACATGCTATAAAATCTATTTATACCGTTTATTTCTTTTTCTTTCAGTTTTTGCGGGTCTCTGTTTTTAAAGAATCTGCATGCTATAGGCTCTTTCAAAAGCTCAGAAAAATATTCTTCATAAGCTAACTTCACTAAACTTTTAAAATCCTTTTCAGATAAAACTTTTTCTTTCATACCATTTCCTTCCTGATTTTTTGTAAAAAGTTATGGGCAAGTCTGACTGGCTCAGGGAGTTTATATTTGTCTGTGGCTTTTATTGCCACTTTTAAACTGCTTTCTACAGAGATATTATTTCCTGGAGATACAAAAACAGGATTTGCATTTTTTCTTGTCCTCAGGACATAGCCTCTGTGTTTCCCATCCACGTAAATAGGTTGGTAAGCAAATTTACGGTTTTCCGGTTCTTTGAACTCACCGATTAGTTTTGATTTTCCTATTCCAATACTAACCGTATTGGTTACCACTCCAAAATGAGCCGCAATTCCCATTTTTCTCGGATGGAGTATTCCCATCCCATCCACCATAAAAACATCAACCTGACTTTTAAGCTTTTTGTAGGCTTCTAATATCACTGGAAGTTCCCGATATGCAAGAAATGTTGGTATATAAGGAAAATCTATTTCTTTTGTTGCATAAACAGTCTCAATAATTTCAAAATCATTCTCTATATCCACAACAACTATTGAGGATATTGCTGTTGTTGGATTTTTCCATATATCTGTAAAAGTTGTATCAATACCTGCAACATATCTGACCTTATCAGGTGGTATTCTGTCTTTTAGATTTAGTTTTTTAGATAGCTTAATTTGCTCAGCTTTCAGCTGCTCTATAAGTTCACGGGAAATATTTTCTGTTTCCATTAAAACACCACCAGATTATCCCTGTGTATAACCTCAGTAAACTTTCTATTTAATAAATTTTCTACCTCTGATGATTTTTTGCCTTTTATTTTTTCAATCTCTTTATAGGAGTAATTAATAATTCCTTTTCCGATGATTTTGCCTTCCTCGTTTAAGATGGCAACAACATCATTTTTAGAAAATATCCCTTCAAAGTCCTTTATACCTGCCGGAAGAAGACTTTTACCTTTACGGATTGCCTCTTCTGCGCCTCTGTCTATTATAATTCTTCCTTTTGGGGCTGACAGAAGTTTTAGCCAGCTTTTCTTTCTGGATAATTTTTTACTTTTCTCTGGATAAATAAAACTTCCTGTTATTCTTCCGGCTAATGTCTGTGAGATTATATCTTCTTTTTTAGGGGAAATAATCACAGGAATACCATGGGAAGTTGCTATCTGAGCAGCTTCAAGTTTGCTTCTCATTCCTCCTGTGCCAAATTTAGATTTGGAAGTCCCTGCGTATTGAAGTGCCTGAGATACATCTTTTATCTCTTCTATAAGCTGGCTTCCTTCCTGTCCAGGTTCTCCTGTGTAAACTCCTCCTGCAGTTGAAAGAATAATAAGCAGGTCTGCATTTGTCAAAACTGCAACATGGGCAGCAAGGAAATCATTATCCCCAAAAACAATCTCCTCAACAGCAATGGTGTCATTTTCATTGACAATAGGGACAACTTCCATATCAAGAAGGCGGTTTATAGTGTTCTGGGCAAGAACATATCTCTTTCTTTCCCGTAAACCTTCTACTGTAAGAAGTATCTGGCCGATATTTTTTCCGTATTTTGAAAAAATCCTGTCGTAAATTTGCATAAGGTAGGCCTGCCCGACAGACGCAACAGCCTGTTTGTCTGTAATTGAGACAGGTTTCTGTTTAAGACCAAGTTTTTTTACACCTGCCAGAACAGCTCCTGAAGAAACAATAATAAACTCTTTGTCTGGGTTCTGGGCTATATTTTCTGCCAGATTTTCTATGAATTGGGTATCTATTGAGTTATTTTTTTCCAGAAGTTGAGAGCCTATCTTAACAACAATCCTATTTGCATTTCTTATTAACTGGGATTTTTCCATATATTTATTCTATCAGCTATTAACTGCAAATATAAGATATCCTGTATGGGCAACCATTCTGTCTTCTGGCCTAAGTCTGTCTGGGACAGGTTTATAATGTCTTTCAAGGAGTTCAACAACTTCTGTTTTTATGAAATCGTTTTTTTCTAAAGCTTCAAGGGTAAGGCTTATCTGGTTAGTTGTTGGCACAAGAAAGCCTATGGGAGCTCCTTTTTTTAGTGCTTTTTTGATATTTTCAATATATAACCATGGCTCTCTAACATCTATAAATGCTGCATCAAAATCCTTTTCCGGCAGTTCTTCTGAAAGGTCATGGTGTTTTATCTCAACATATTTTTCCAGTTTTGCCAGTTTGAGATTTTCGTAAGCATTTTGTATATATTTTTCATTTTTCTCGTAGCAGTAGATTTTTCCGGAAGGTTTAACGGCATTTGCCATAACAATGGTTAATGCTCCGCTTCCGACTCCTGATTCCAGAACTTTCATACTATCGGTTATACCAAGTTTTAGGGTAATATAACTGCTGTCTTTTGGGTATATAATCTGGGTTTTTCTTTTTATACCGTGGAGAATAATATCAAAAAGGGTAGGGCGAAGTATAAGAAATTCATGACCCTTATGGGTTTTGATAGTCTGTCCATAATCTTTCTTTAATAACTCATCATGGTTTATATTTCCCTTATGGGTTCCAAATACTTCGCCCTTTTTTACAACCAGAAAAAATGTATTTTTTTTATCCTGAAGCTGAACTGTATCCCCTTCTTTTATCATCTTGTAAGCAGGTTCAGACTGAATTCCTTATTGTTATACAGGTCAATTGAGTAGTTGTCCCAGAAAACACATGTTCCACCGGCTATAAACTTTCCACCTGATGGGTCAACATATTCAGCAAATAAAACAGTTTCTTCTTCAAGTTTTGATTCTGCCGTGTCTTCCCCGTGTATAAGTGGTCTGACTTCAGGTCTTCTGGTAACAAGTGTATCTGTACAGGCAAGCATAACTTTTTGAATATTGTCTGGCAGGTTATAGGTGTCAGATGTAACGATTAAAAGGTTGTCGTTGTCATAGTTGTTAATATTATCAATTACAATATCTCCATTGAAATGGATACCAAATCTTTCTGAAAGGGTATTACATGTATCGGCAATTCTGTCTTCATTTTTATAATAGCCAAAGATTCCTACTGTTTTTCCTTTTTTAACCAGTTCTTCTATGAAGGCAGCTTCTTCTTCGGAGAATGGTATTTCCGGATAATTGAAAATAATTGCGTCGTAATCTGCAAATTTTTCTACCTCGTCTACCTCATCAATATGAATACCTGCTTCTTTCGCATATCTTTGGAGTTTTGAAAAATAATAATGGTCAGATATGATAAATTCCTGATGTGCTACACTCCATGCAACTTTTCTCATGACGCCTCCTCTATATTTGCTAATTTTTTATATATTTCAATTATTGCCGAAAAATCCTTTTCTTCAAGATTGTTTGCCCGTGCACTGCTATAAAAATTAAGTGCCTGACCTGTAAAAATAGCAGGAAAATTTAAATTTTTTGCTATATCCTGTGCATAACAGATATCTTTGTGAAGTAAAGCCAGTGAAAACTGGGTTGAATAATCATTTTTAAGTATTTTTTCCTTTTTTGTCTTTAATAATTCTGAATTTCCTGCACCTTTTCCAAGTATCTGGACTACCGTATCCAGAGGTATTCCTGCCTTTTTACCAAATAAAACTCCTTCCGATAAAACCACCATCATTGAACCTAAAACAGCGTTATTAATCAATTTCATTGTTGAGGCTTTGCCATAATCACCCATGTAAAATATATCTTTCCCGAAATTTTTAAATATCTCCTCTGTTTTCTCAAATATTTCTCTATCTCCACTAATTAGGACAATAAGTTCTTTATTTTGTGCCGGGATTACACTGCCAATCACAGGGGCTTCAATAAATTCAGCTCCGTTGCTTATGAGCAATTCTGCTATTTTTCTTGCTGTTTCTGGATGGATTGTTGTAAGGTCTATAAATATTTTGCCTTTAAGGTTAGCTCCAGAATTAACTATTTCTTGATATACTTCCTCTGATGACTGGGAGCCAAAAAGCATTGTGATAATAATATCACTTTCCTTTATCAGTTTTACCAGATTTTCTTCGTAAGGAAGACCGCTTTCCCTTGCTTTTGATACGGTGCGATTCCATACTTTTATATCATATCCTGCTTCGTGCAGGTTTTTTGCCAGAATCATTCCCATATGTCCAAGACCTATCCAGCCTATCTTCAATTTAGACTCCATCCTTTACCAGTTTGTATATGAAGCTATCAACAACTGCCTGCCATGAAGCCTCTATAACGTTATCTGATACTCCCACTGTTCCCCATTTTTTCTCTTTGTCTCTACTTTCCACAAGAACCCTTATTTTTGCTGCTGTTCCGGCACTTTCATTGACTATACGAACTTTGTAATCTATTAGTTCAACTTCTGCAAGGGATGGATATATATCAACAAGGGCTTTTTTCAGTGCTCTATCAAGGGCATTGACAGGACCATATCCCAGCGATGCTGTATGCTGGTAATGGTTGTCTATTTTTATTCTGACTGTTGCTTCTGATACAGGCTCTTTATCTGTATATCTTCTGGCAATCAGAACCCTGTAAGCATCAAGGTCAAAATATTTTTTAAGCAGTCCAAGATGTTTTCTTATAAGCAGTTCCAGCGAAGCTTCTGCTGCTTCAAAATGGTATCCATAATTTTCCAGTCTTTTAATTTCCTGAACAAGCTCTGCAATTCTTGGGTCTTTCTCGTCTATATCTATACCTAACTCTTTTGCTTTATAAATAATATTTGATTTTCCTGCAAGGTCTGATACAAGGATTTTTCTGCTGTTTCCAACAGCTTCAGGGTTGATATGCTCATAAAGTTTTGGATTTTTAAGGACTGCTGATGCGTGAACTCCACCTTTATGGGCAAATGCACTATCCCCAACATAAGGCATATTTTTAGGAACAGGAAGATTAACAATATCTGCGACAAAGTTGGAAACCTCTTTTAGCTTTTTGATATTTTCCTGTGGGATTGTTTCATATCCAAGTTTCAGTGTAAGGTTTGGAATAATAGAGCAGAGATTTGCATTCCCGCATCTTTCCCCAAAGCCATTTATAGTTCCATGAACCTGAACAGCTCCATTTAAAACAGCCACAATAGAGTTCCATACTGCTGTATCGCTGTCGTTGTGGGCATGAATTCCAAGCCTTCCATCTAATCCTTTTTCTTTAAGCTCTTTTATTATTTTTTCTATCTCATTTGGTAGGGTTCCACCATTTGTGTCCGCAAGAACAAGAAAATCTGCACCTGCTTCCTGTGCAGTTTTCATAACGGCGTAAGCATAATCAGGATTTGATTTATACCCATCAAAAAAGTGTTCCCCAATAAAAACAACCTCATCGGTGTTTTTCTTTAGATACTGAACGGTGTCATAAACCATCTCAAGATTATTGTCTAAGGTTGTCTTAAGGGCTTCTATAACATGCAAATCCCATGCTTTTCCAAAAATTGTTATCACAGGTGTTTCAGCTTTTATAAGGTTCTGGATAAGGGGGTCTTCTTCTACCCTGAGATAAGCCCTTCTTGTTGAGCCGAAGGCTGCTATTTTTGAGTTTTTTAGATGGAGCTTTTTAACCTTTTTGAAATACTCATCATCCTTTGGATTTGAACCTGGCCAGCCACCTTCTATGTAATGGATACCAAAATCATCTAACTTTTCTGTAATTCTCAGTTTATCTTCTACAGAAACACTGACTCCTTCAGCCTGCGTTCCATCCCTTAAAGTTGTATCATAGATAAAAACCTTTTTTTCCATCTGTGTTTACCCCGTTTTTAAACCTGAAATTTAAATTTTAGCATAGCTGATTATTTTAGTTTTTATATTGAAAGGATTTATGATTTTTTACAGTCTAACAGGAATATTTCTTTCCTTAAGATATTCTTTGACTTCCTGAATGGTAAGCTCTTTAAAATGAAAAAGTGATGCTGCCAGTGCTGCATCTGCTTTTCCTTCTGCAAATGCTTCGTAAAAATGCTCTTTTTTGCCTGCTCCACCTGAGGCTATAATAGGAATTGAAACTGCTTCGCTGATTGCTCTGGTTAGTTTTATGTCATAACCGCTTTTAGTCCCGTCTTTGTCCATTGATGTTAGCAGTATTTCCCCTGCTCCAAGGTCTTCAACTGCTTTTGCCCATTCAACTGCATCTATTCCTGTGGCTGTTCTTCCTCCATGTATATAAACTTCCCATTTATTTTCTCCAATCTGTTTTGCATCTATGGCAACAACAATTGTTGATGAGCCAAATCTTTTTGCTGCTTCTTCTACCAAAATAGGTTCTTTCACAGCTGCTGTATTTATAGAAACCTTATCTGCTCCGCTTTCAAGGAGTTTTCTAATGTCCTCAAGTGTTCTCACACCACCGCCGACAGTTAAAGGCATAAATACTGTTTCTGCAGTCGCTTTAACAACGTCAAGTATTATATCCCTGTCTTCTGCCGAGGCTGTTATATCCAGAAAAACCAGCTCATCTGCCCCTGCTTCATCATAGGCCTGTGCAGCTTCCACAGGGTCTCCTGCGTCCACAAGATTAACAAAATTAACTCCTTTTACTACTCTTCCTTTATTTACATCAAGGCATGGAATAATTCTTTTTGCCAGCATCTATTTTCTCCTCTAAATTCACAGGTATATCTTCTATATGTTTTATATCAAAGTTTTTCAGGTACTCTCTAAATTCTAAATCTACAGGAATTCCTTCCCTCTGGAACATACTGGATATTTTTGAGGATATCTTTTCTCCCTGTTTATCAAGGTCTGTAAGGATTATAACAAGGTTTTCATTTTCCAATTCTTCCAGAATATCGTAAAACTTTTTTCCTTTTATGGAGTATATATGGCTAATACCAAATTTTTCTAATTTTTGCTTGTCCTTTTTACCTTCAACTAAAACAACTGTCTTTTCTTTTTCTGAGAACGCCTTTAATCTCTCAAGCCAGTCTTTTAGAGAGATAAATTCCATTTATTTCCTTTTAAAAAGGGATTTTAGGAAAGAGATAAGCTTTTCTATAATTTTTGCAAGAGCATTTTTGTCAACTTCCTCTTCTTCAAGCCTTTCTTTTATATATTCTTCTCCCTTAGTTTCTTTGAGGTGTTCAAGAATTTCTGTAAATACTTCTAGAGGATTAAATGGTTTTTCTAAAATGGCTGTAACCCCCAGATGTTCATAAAATTCCCTTTCATCTGGAGTAAGTTTTTTGCTCAGGATAATAAATGGAATAAGCTTAAGGTGTTCATCTTTCATATAGTTAATTATTTCCCATGTGGGTCTGCCTTTTAGTCTTTGTTCTGCAACTATCCCATCTATGTCGGTGTTCTGTTTTACAAACTCTTTAGCCTCTTCCATTGAGGTTATATGTATAATTTCAGAGCCGCTAAGCTGGGCTACCTCATTTAAAACTTCGTATGTTGCTTTATCTTCATCAAGCAGTAATATCCTCATTTTATCCCTTACACAAATTTTATTTCAGGAAGTTTGTCAATAAATCCTTTTTCATAAGCTTCCTTAAGGAATAACTCAATTGCTTTTTTACCCCTTTCACCATAATCAACGGTAAGGTCATTAACATACATTCCTATGAATTTGTCTGCCTTTTCCTTTGACATATCCCTTGCAAATTTCAGAGCATATTCCACAGCTTCTTCTCTATGTTCAAGTGAATATTTGATACTTTCCCTGAGAATTTCTGAGATTTCTTTCATTGTTTCTTCGCCTAAGTCTTTGCGAATAACGTTTCCACCTAATGGAAGTGGAAGACCACCAGTTTTTTCATACCACCATTTTCCAAGATCAACAACACATTCCAGGCCTTCATCTGCATAGGTCAGCTGTCCTTCATGGATGATAAGACCTGCATCCACTTTTCCTTCTTTGACAGCTTTTATAATCTGGTCAAATGGTATTACTTCGTAATCAAAATCAGATGTTCCAAGGAATAATTCCAGTGCAAGGAATGCCGATGTTAATGTTCCTGGAACAGCAATTTTTTTGTTTTTTAACTCTGATGGGTCAAATTTTTCCTTTGCCACAATCATTGGACCATAGTTGTCCCCCATACTTGCTCCGCTGGAGAGGAGAGCATATTTATCTGCAACATAGGGGAATGCATGTATGGAAATAGCTGAAACTTCATATTCTCCTTCAAGGGCTTTTCTGTTTAATGTTTCAATGTCAGAAAGAACATCAACAAACTCATAACCTTTTGTATCAATCTTTTTGTGGTTAATTGCATAAAACATAAATGCGTCGTCTGAATCAGGGCTGTGTGCAACTCTAATAACTCTTTTTTCCAACTTTATTTACCTCTTTAAAGTTTTAATAAATTTTATAATAACCTTGTGATTTTTCCAAAGTTTTCAAAGTCTGGAAAAGGTTTGGCTTTTATTAACACTTTTCTTTTTAGAAAT carries:
- a CDS encoding response regulator yields the protein MRILLLDEDKATYEVLNEVAQLSGSEIIHITSMEEAKEFVKQNTDIDGIVAEQRLKGRPTWEIINYMKDEHLKLIPFIILSKKLTPDEREFYEHLGVTAILEKPFNPLEVFTEILEHLKETKGEEYIKERLEEEEVDKNALAKIIEKLISFLKSLFKRK
- a CDS encoding endonuclease V is translated as METENISRELIEQLKAEQIKLSKKLNLKDRIPPDKVRYVAGIDTTFTDIWKNPTTAISSIVVVDIENDFEIIETVYATKEIDFPYIPTFLAYRELPVILEAYKKLKSQVDVFMVDGMGILHPRKMGIAAHFGVVTNTVSIGIGKSKLIGEFKEPENRKFAYQPIYVDGKHRGYVLRTRKNANPVFVSPGNNISVESSLKVAIKATDKYKLPEPVRLAHNFLQKIRKEMV
- the cimA gene encoding citramalate synthase, coding for MEKKVFIYDTTLRDGTQAEGVSVSVEDKLRITEKLDDFGIHYIEGGWPGSNPKDDEYFKKVKKLHLKNSKIAAFGSTRRAYLRVEEDPLIQNLIKAETPVITIFGKAWDLHVIEALKTTLDNNLEMVYDTVQYLKKNTDEVVFIGEHFFDGYKSNPDYAYAVMKTAQEAGADFLVLADTNGGTLPNEIEKIIKELKEKGLDGRLGIHAHNDSDTAVWNSIVAVLNGAVQVHGTINGFGERCGNANLCSIIPNLTLKLGYETIPQENIKKLKEVSNFVADIVNLPVPKNMPYVGDSAFAHKGGVHASAVLKNPKLYEHINPEAVGNSRKILVSDLAGKSNIIYKAKELGIDIDEKDPRIAELVQEIKRLENYGYHFEAAEASLELLIRKHLGLLKKYFDLDAYRVLIARRYTDKEPVSEATVRIKIDNHYQHTASLGYGPVNALDRALKKALVDIYPSLAEVELIDYKVRIVNESAGTAAKIRVLVESRDKEKKWGTVGVSDNVIEASWQAVVDSFIYKLVKDGV
- a CDS encoding NAD(P)-dependent oxidoreductase; this translates as MESKLKIGWIGLGHMGMILAKNLHEAGYDIKVWNRTVSKARESGLPYEENLVKLIKESDIIITMLFGSQSSEEVYQEIVNSGANLKGKIFIDLTTIHPETARKIAELLISNGAEFIEAPVIGSVIPAQNKELIVLISGDREIFEKTEEIFKNFGKDIFYMGDYGKASTMKLINNAVLGSMMVVLSEGVLFGKKAGIPLDTVVQILGKGAGNSELLKTKKEKILKNDYSTQFSLALLHKDICYAQDIAKNLNFPAIFTGQALNFYSSARANNLEEKDFSAIIEIYKKLANIEEAS
- a CDS encoding sensor domain-containing diguanylate cyclase; this encodes MKEKVLSEKDFKSLVKLAYEEYFSELLKEPIACRFFKNRDPQKLKEKEINGINRFYSMFINNNLSILKEELTELGKLHYNLQIEFSFFLEKLNRLELIFVKKMFLLQKNPEDKFPFISKFFDTIRDYVAKGYMLEHIKRKHNIIRTYIEQSLGEKFINIKSIIEKHIVWEENILKYLSTDIMEKEIQLDSSKCEMGKWLENLKSKDTESVIRLKNLHDELHLIAENIIAFKKLDKYTLLLDEYNQFIKQNLLFMSSLITFLFNEEIEELQRDPLTDLLTRRTLEEIFVNVLDISMITGEPFGVAFIDIDNFKKINDTYGHDAGDIVLKKVAEVLRNTLRRSDYIFRYGGEEFVIIVPATTKDAFYKVLEKIRKRINQTPIKVNGNQINVSVSIGGVVIYTKHVLPLSKVIKMADSLMYKAKKAGKNRVFVEVLNKII
- a CDS encoding tRNA (adenine-N1)-methyltransferase — protein: MIKEGDTVQLQDKKNTFFLVVKKGEVFGTHKGNINHDELLKKDYGQTIKTHKGHEFLILRPTLFDIILHGIKRKTQIIYPKDSSYITLKLGITDSMKVLESGVGSGALTIVMANAVKPSGKIYCYEKNEKYIQNAYENLKLAKLEKYVEIKHHDLSEELPEKDFDAAFIDVREPWLYIENIKKALKKGAPIGFLVPTTNQISLTLEALEKNDFIKTEVVELLERHYKPVPDRLRPEDRMVAHTGYLIFAVNS
- a CDS encoding MqnA/MqnD/SBP family protein produces the protein MKLEKRVIRVAHSPDSDDAFMFYAINHKKIDTKGYEFVDVLSDIETLNRKALEGEYEVSAISIHAFPYVADKYALLSSGASMGDNYGPMIVAKEKFDPSELKNKKIAVPGTLTSAFLALELFLGTSDFDYEVIPFDQIIKAVKEGKVDAGLIIHEGQLTYADEGLECVVDLGKWWYEKTGGLPLPLGGNVIRKDLGEETMKEISEILRESIKYSLEHREEAVEYALKFARDMSKEKADKFIGMYVNDLTVDYGERGKKAIELFLKEAYEKGFIDKLPEIKFV
- the proB gene encoding glutamate 5-kinase; the protein is MEKSQLIRNANRIVVKIGSQLLEKNNSIDTQFIENLAENIAQNPDKEFIIVSSGAVLAGVKKLGLKQKPVSITDKQAVASVGQAYLMQIYDRIFSKYGKNIGQILLTVEGLRERKRYVLAQNTINRLLDMEVVPIVNENDTIAVEEIVFGDNDFLAAHVAVLTNADLLIILSTAGGVYTGEPGQEGSQLIEEIKDVSQALQYAGTSKSKFGTGGMRSKLEAAQIATSHGIPVIISPKKEDIISQTLAGRITGSFIYPEKSKKLSRKKSWLKLLSAPKGRIIIDRGAEEAIRKGKSLLPAGIKDFEGIFSKNDVVAILNEEGKIIGKGIINYSYKEIEKIKGKKSSEVENLLNRKFTEVIHRDNLVVF
- the hisF gene encoding imidazole glycerol phosphate synthase subunit HisF; the encoded protein is MLAKRIIPCLDVNKGRVVKGVNFVNLVDAGDPVEAAQAYDEAGADELVFLDITASAEDRDIILDVVKATAETVFMPLTVGGGVRTLEDIRKLLESGADKVSINTAAVKEPILVEEAAKRFGSSTIVVAIDAKQIGENKWEVYIHGGRTATGIDAVEWAKAVEDLGAGEILLTSMDKDGTKSGYDIKLTRAISEAVSIPIIASGGAGKKEHFYEAFAEGKADAALAASLFHFKELTIQEVKEYLKERNIPVRL
- a CDS encoding toprim domain-containing protein, whose translation is MEFISLKDWLERLKAFSEKEKTVVLVEGKKDKQKLEKFGISHIYSIKGKKFYDILEELENENLVIILTDLDKQGEKISSKISSMFQREGIPVDLEFREYLKNFDIKHIEDIPVNLEEKIDAGKKNYSMP